From the genome of Primulina huaijiensis isolate GDHJ02 chromosome 11, ASM1229523v2, whole genome shotgun sequence:
ataagtctaccactttttttacGACTCTAAATACTCATATAagtaaaaacaacacaataattataaataaaacataaataaaaaatataaacttaatttatacctaaCAATTATAAACATAATGTATACCTCCTCGACAATGgtgccaaaaacttgctactacttaaattataattcacccaagtgtaggttgtctgcaagtaatatatttcgtaagtacgagatcgatccacagagaggttctttaagtttaaatttattaatttataaattaccaaataaaagaatgaagtttacaaattataaattttgtcaaggttcaaggatttattcttggtttatgcaatattgtttaactaaaagtagaacaaaggaaaccaccataattAATGGTtccatgaaaaagaaaattaaatatttaaacatatacataatataatttagttcccactataaaaaatatcaaattaaccgatattttatatatggtacctatgattatatatatgactgtataaatataaacttgcataaaataaatgttaaattaaatcattatatttcatttagaacaaccggcagagcaacactattgcctaaatgaaatatatgatttaataagttagttgcgataaagtaaaagttagttgcgataaattaaaagttagatgcgaaaaataaaagttagttgcgggaaagtaaaagttagttgcagtaAAGTAAAAATTAGATGTGCGAAAGTAAATGTTAGaagttagtattaaatcataatatttcatttagaaccaCCGgcaaattaaataacaaatcaagataatcaCTTCAATGTTATCaaacatttgatgtaaattgataacaacaaataattcatttttataactacaataaaaagaagttagctaaataaaaatatagaaagaatatacaaaatataaacaatctttcttcaccaagaattcatcctcttcaccttgacataatagatttaacttgccatgagcttacttttgattcACACTAAAATCCTCACTCATAGTTgggaaagaaaatatattaaacttagaacttttatacacacaaactatattttacaatgggatatgatgattctcaagctagaataaggcctctatttataggccaaatgagataaagggtcaaaaaatttattaatgtcatgtagttgtaatagtagtttttgtctcctccaacttcaattccatggcACTTTTTTCAATGCTATGTTTCCCGACTTTAATCTCCGAATTGGACTTTGCTCAAAACAGTAAACATGTAAGacattgtctgtagatgaatttggccacttggttcacctcatttggttaaatattgaattatttacgatttttttactataagtTGGTCGTAGTTAAAGTAAAtctgtcctccttttgatatttgaacaatttgatcatcttaatgaactttttaggaaatcatgtcttctgcaaagttgtatataatttctcaaggattccaaacatgtttgaatcacctccatttgatttttgtagcttgagttatcattattttaccaacacgtagaaaacctgaaaataaaacatatttagtaaaacatttaaatataaacaaacaatactaaaataacataatcatataattttaattaaacttaaaattttaaaatataggttttaacatataataaattattaattttaagtttcatcaattAACACCTTAATGGGTCTATTTTGTTGttggttaattaattaattataaggCCCATTATGAAAACTTAAGCCTAATTAACAACTTAATGGCCTAATTAAATAAAACCTAATAACCCTACACCCTCATTCTCACGCCTCCCGCACACAATTGCagcacatacacacacacacacacacacacactaggaCTCTAGGTGGCCGAGATAGAGGAAAGAAGGAAAGGAGATTTCGCGTCCTTTTCGTCTCTCGTCGCGCCGTCTCTCGTATCTCGTAAGAATAATGGAACAAGGCATGTTTTCAAACCATTTTTCAAGAACCATTCAATCCATATTATTGCACGTATGCTGATTTTGTGtgaaaagtttaaaaaagtGATTGTTTTTAATCTCATGCATGTGTATCTCTTGTTTCCATTGAGAACTTGCTAACGTTTTGAAAATTGTTGAGGGAAGGATGCAAACCGAGGGTTCCAAGGGATGGTCTAGACGTTTATGAAGAGAATTGAAGGGACAAAAGATAAAACAAGAGTTGTAAGGGTATGTCCAAACCTGCACACCAAAGGCGTGCAGGCTGAGAGGGGAGAAGGGCGTGCGCGGCTTGGGCTTCATCTGTCAAGGGGGGGCTACATGGTGCCTTAGCCATGGTCTAGAGGGTTTTTTTAGGGTCCTAGATAGGTCTTGGTTGGGTTCGAATAGGGCCTGGACAAGCTGGTGAAGCACAGTAGCTGTGACTCCTTAGGGCATGCATGTTGCGCTGTTTTGTTGTGTGGGGATTCTTAAGCCTGAGGGGTTGGTTAAAGGGCTGATCCAGGGGCTACGGTCATGCCATAGGCTCCTGGTGAGGGTCTAGTGTGAGCCAAGAGTCGAGCCAATGGCAGTCACAGCCGCTGGAGCGTTTTTTCCTCGGCTGCGCCAGAAGAGCCATACTACGGGCTGCGGTTGTGAAGGGTTTGGAGTATATGGCGTCTGGTTTGTGTCCAAAAGGGTCTTACCATGTTCTTATTTAGTGTCTAAGAAAGGGGTCTAGGGCCTGGTTCGGGGTCGTTTCGAGCCGTGGTCGATTTTGGGTCGTAATTTGTCCGAACGTGTCAAAAAAAGGACGAAGTTAGCCTAGGTTAAAATTTTATGTCATGTTTCGGTTTTGGCTTGGGCTTGGGGACTTCCATCAGCTTAAAATGAGTCTTAGGATGTTAATAATGGTCCGGTCTCAGGTTGGGTAAAGTCGGAAGGGTAGTTTGGTATTTTGTTTAATCAAAAATGCGAAAACGGTAGTAAACGAGCCATCCGATAACAGAATTGAGTACTTTTTGAAACTTAGGTCCTAAGATTGAATTTCCAGCAAGCTACTAGATATTTTTGggtgtttttaaagttttgaaatcgAGCCGTCTCCTTGAGTCAAAGTTTAAGGTTGTCCGGGTACATATATCGTCGAAACGTGTGCGATCGGTTCAAGGAAAGTCGAGGGTGGTTTGCAACTTCCTATAAAAATTCCACATCatgtaaaatgttatttttaaaagttttaaagtaCATGCATTATACATGCcatttttagaagttttaacGTAATTGCACGTATATGCTATTTTTAGCAATCTCGACGTATACGAATGATATAaagaatttttggaattttatagAATATGGAATGTTATGAATGTGTTATGAAATATTAAagtaaaggaaaatatttttgagaaaaGTGAACTGATCGTGACGTAAAAGTAGTAAGGGATCTGTTGAAAACAAGAACGGTGAACTTGCAATGACAAAAGGGAGAGTACCGTCAAAAACGGGGTCGAGAATCTCAATGATAATGGATCTGTTGAAAAAGTGAACGGtgaagttatttttattatagtCGGTGGGATCGTCGAAGAAGTGGACGTTGAACCCGGCGGCCTAGTACTAtggtttatagattgatcaatcgaatgAATGTTGTCACTTTCAAGGATAGGACTTCAcctaaaaatgataattttaaatggACAATGTTCATATGTAAGCATGCTTTATAAAGTTGCATATTTTTTAAGGTTCTATGTTTGCATGGAAAAGACAATTTTtagtaaaagtaattttttgCATGGGAGTGTATATTTACGTACTTGCTATATTAGGTTTGAGCAAGCTGAtccattagactcactagatttgaatgGTTGTAGGTGATGATGATGTTGAGTCGTGATGTGTGAACTACCGAGTCATCCGGGAGGCACAGTGCATACCCGAGGACGTAGAAATTCCGCGTATGTTAAAAgaattttttgatgattttatggattATCGCTTTTATTCATAGAATGTTAGGGTGCTATAGTTTATTGAGTTCAATTTTAGacttttgtttcttgttttacTTATTCCGCGTGAATGATTATGGATATTATGGAGtttgtttatttgattatttatgctaatttatttatgatgaattaattaattatggttTAGAAAGAAACTAgtgtaaattaaatgaatataGAAATAGGGTCGTTTCAaccaatgtttatgaaaagtatGTAAGATACTTGTAAGATGTGTTGACTTGAGTGTTTTAAATATTCTTGGATACAATGAGCGGTTGAGTAGTTTGCCACAGACTTATGCGCAGGAGGCGATCGAGTAGCTTAGTACTGAGAGACTGTTTGAAATGATTCTTAAAGCTGTTGAGTGTCTGTAATGCAGAGCAAACGATAGTTTGATCTAATACACTAAGTTATTGTTTGTCATCATCAAAACTGAAGAACCTAACAATATGTTACTTCTCAAGCCGATTCGACTTCTTGGTGCAGTGATCCCAAGGAAAAGTCTAATTAGAGAAATATTTATTATGATTGTTTCTTTTAGATATGAGGATGTGATGATTATGTAGACTTTATTGGTAGTTTTAATATGACTTTGTGTGATTTGGATTTTAAGAGAATTGGTGGATTaagatttatttttgttttggtgTTGTTGGATATTTACTTTTGTTTATTGGATATTGTTTTGATTGTATTTTGTTATGTGTGATGTTCATGCTAAGACTCATACTTGGAATTTAACTTATTTGAGAATCCGGGAGGATGGAGTCAGAGTGCAcaaattgaattatttaatatttatttagaaattttaaatatgattgATTTAAAAATCTCATCATAACTTTATTGGATTCCTTACAACTTATTTGTTGATGTTTCTGTGTTTACTCCATGTATTTGGTGTTATGTACCAATCACACGATTCCTGCTGTTCTTTTTAACCAAAAGTTAGCGGTAAGGACTatttctactttttttttttttttaagtttagaGACTAAAACTGTTATGTCAAAAAGTTTAAGGACTAAAAAATTTTAGTTGTAAATTATAGGGACGGAAATAGTGTTTTCCCCATTCCACTCTCTTATAGTAAAggtaatttcttaaaaataaaatatgttatatATGCATTGTTAATTAACTAAATATTAACAGATATTATGTTGTTTTCATTTGTTTACAAATTAAAACAGTATGCAATTTGATTATTTCATGACATTGTAGTTGAAATTGGAAACTTGCAAAACTGAAACacctataaatataaaatacccCCTTTCTTTGGTAAAACGAAAGGAATAATACCAATGTCTCAGTCTCTCTCTCTCGGACTCTCCATCCTAAGTCCAAGTCAACATTGATCCATGCTACCAAGTTTCGGCAAACAGTCACCGGCGGCGGCGGAGGAGGAGGAGCAGCAACAGCACCAACGCCACCTCCGGCTCAAGTCCAGGTTTCCTGAAATCAAAACCGCTGCCGACTCTGTCAAATACTTCGTTTCTTCCTATCACTGTGTATGGCTAACGGCGGCAATCCTCTTACAAATTGTAACCATATCATTCTTCCTCAACCGGGCTTCTATACCTTCGCCGGTGTACACTGCCCTCCCCTTGGCCCAGGCACGTCACGATGACGACGATGTCTGCGAATTCGGAAGAATATATGTATACCATATGCCATCTTTATTCAACCAAGACCTTCTGGACAACTGCCATGAACTAGCCCCATGGAGCTCCCGCTGCACCGCTCTCTCCAACAACGGATTCGGCCCCCCTGCCGCAGAATTGTCGGGTGTTATTCCTTACAATCTCACCCCAGCTTGGTACTGGACTGATTTGTACGCGGGAGAACCCATATTCCATCATAGGATGATGAGTTACAAGTGCAGAACCATGTATGAAGAGGAAGCTACGGCGTTTTACATCCCTTTCTACGTGGGACTCGCAGTAGGAAAACATCTATGGTCAAATTACAAGTCCGAGGATCGAGATTTCCACAGCTTGGCGATGCTAAACTGGGTCAAGAATCAATCCCCGTGGAAGAAATCAAACGGGTCTGATCATTTTATCATGATGGGTCGATTAACGTGGGACTTCCGAAGGTTATCCGACAATGACAACGAATGGGGATCAAGATTTCTTTACATGCCACTGATGAAGAATGTTCTTCATTTAACAGTAGAAAGAAGTCCATGGGATGCACTAGAAATCAGTGTACCTTATCCCACACCTTTCCACCCTCGATCCGAATCCGATATCGATTCGTGGCAAAACTTTGTACGAGCTAGGACACGATCAaccttattttcttttgttggcGGGACACGTAAAACTTTTAAGAAGGATTTTCGGGGTTTATTGATGTCGTTATGTAGAAACGATTCGAGCTCGTGTAAACTAGTAGACTGCTCCATTACACCTTGTTACGATGGAGCACTAGGTATGACTGAGGCATTCTTGGATTCAGTTTTCTGCTTGCAACCTAAAGGAGATGGATATACAAGAAGATCCGCGTTTGATTGTATGTTGGCTGGCGCAATCCCGGTATATTTTTGGAGAGGAAGCTTTGAGAATCAGTACGAATGGTTCTTGCCTGTTGAAGCTAAGACTTACTCAgtatttattgataataatcTTGTTAGAAACAGGAGTTCAATTATTAAGGATGTTTTGGAAAAATATAGTACAGAAGATGTGGAAACGATGAGGAAGAAGATTATTGAATTTATGCCCAGGTTTTTGTATTCAAAGTCCAATGCAAATTTGGGGAGATTTAAGGATGCCTTTGATATCACCGTGGATGAAGTTTTGGCAAGGTTTAAGCAACAGAAAGATGGCGTAAAAGTATGACAGACTAGAGATTTGGATTTCTCTGGGTTCATTTTTACTATGCAGAGGTGAACTTGATTCGATTTTTGCGACGATTACCTACACACAGATACTTCCATATACTGTTTGATTTGTTTGTAAAAATGCTGTAATTGTAATTCATGACAGGGAACTCATATCAAATGCAAAATAACAGTCCAGCTTTGTCTTTGTCTTTGTCTTAAGCTTTGCAAAAATCTTCCAGACTTTCCACGTAACGCGCCTTTTTCGCTATTTTTTCTTCTGGAATGCCCCTATCCAGAAACAAAGTGCCTAGGGTATCATCAACGGAAAGGCAATCAAGATAATCGGAGCAGTGGGAGAAATAGGGCCGCTCCTGTTGACACTGCTATTCGAGGAAATGCCTCATTTAAATGAATGAGTAATAGCATAAAAAACTGTTACAACCTCAAATTTCTATCCGTTTATCAACAATAATGAATGCAAATAAGAGAGGAAAATAACCTAAAATATGAGgaaatataatgaaaataagGTTCCAAGAGGTAACCCTCTGTACAAAGAATAAACTTCCTTCCCTAACAAAGCAAGTCTCactcacaaaaacaaaaataaccgAATGACCACCCATCTCTCCTTCCTCACACTATATTCTACGCAACCGTGTCTAAATTCTTCCTAGGCTTGAGTCTCTTGGGCTTGCAGCTCTCAACCCTGTGTATACATTGCTGCCACTGCTCTCAGATAATTGGTGCCAACAACTTAAGCTATTTGCCCGAATCCTACTGTCACTTTGCATTCACCCATTAGTGTGTTCTGTCTTTTAATCCATTGCAATAGATGCTTAAGTAGAAAAAATCTCCAAGCATTAGAACCCACAAATTTAGGTGGCACTTTGCTCGCATCTGCAGTGCTATCATTCCTATCAAGTTGAATGCTCCCAATGAGGACTTCTATTCTCGTTAAGTACAAAATTTTCAGAAAGTCTTCTCTCGCCAATATTAACAAACAAAAGGTTGTTATTCCCTGCAGATTGTTGATTTCAACAGTTAATATGTAGGCATAAGTCTCAAAACTCTTTACCTCAGAAATTAATTTCCAGATGCAATTTGTTCCCTCATCAAGGATGGCATCTGATACTTTTCTACCTTCCAACAACATGCAGCCTTGAAATTCCACAAGATCCACCCCATTCCTTACAAATGAGCATTTATCCACCTTAATCATACCAGCCCTGAATTCTATTTCTAGTCGGCCTTGAATTGATATCTCTCTCCTATCCATACTTATTATGCTCGTTTTATCAATTTGCAACCCCTGTTCTTTCAGTACCAGCTTAAAAACATACTCATGTTTTTCTCCTTCGCCCTCCAATAGCCCCATTCCCACCAACACAccaattaatttcaaaatatcgAGTTGCGGAAAAAGATAACAAGTTGACTCTGATATTTTAACTGCGATCCAAATGACAAACTTTTGTGGTTTAATACTAGACTAACTAATCATATGGTAAGATGGCATGTTCATATAAAGATTCAGACCCTTCCAATCACACAAGGCTTCAAAAGATACCGGGACAATGGCTTTCTCAACAAATAGCTTCACAAGAGTGGAAGTGATTTTCCCTTCTCCCCTCGTGCCCCAGCTTACGCTCCCCCATGTTAAGCGGACTTAACCCAACTTGTACTCTTCATCCCTTCACAGAGAATGTAAAAAACGCCATGCcaccataaaagaaaataatgCAGCCAACGAACATCAAATATACCAATAACATCCAAAGATTCCATCCAGCTCACCTATGGCTTTGATGCACTCAGTTTGAAAGCCGAAAAACGCATTGGTGTCTGCAGCTTCTTTATTGCTACGAATCCAGTGTATTTGACGGGGGACGATTTGTTAGTTCTCGGTTTTCTATGTGGCCAAACGCAGcgtaagtttaaaattttattttattttgacaatcaaaatatgtttatatttgggcactcgtatggttttatcataaactttcatagggcgttggaatttcataccttaggtgaattaatcacatggctccaactattccgggtttagaggagatagctcttgatgaaatccctacgaactttcttcaaaagcttGTTTCTTTCTAATCAGGttcacgactagatgatttattcctcttccaatttgcactagaaaatatggaagagattttgcgtaggagaaaatatttgagagacggctcaaactattTACTTCAAGGTGGTCGAAATTCTTTTGAGAGGAGAGGAAaggttttttagaaaaattatgaatgaattcttatcaaccttaagcctaatacacatatatataagcttagggaccattaataaattaattacttaatgggcttaatcaattaattattctagtccaactagtttaattaataattaatcttttaaagttcaattaaaaaccttaataatttgtatgttggtcttgtactcttacaagcccataatacatacacccattacatttaatttaaatcatttataaattcaacatttgaatttattaaattaaattcattataaatttaacatttgaatttattataaattcaactccttgaattttattacctccaaaatttaatattcaataaactcaacttttgagtttaataaattaaattctcaagttttataaattcaacactttgaatttattctctccatatttcataaattcaacttcttgaatttattatctcataaattcaactccttgaatttattttctcaaaatttaattatcataaattcaactccttgaatttactatatcataatataaattcaacttcttgaatttattctctcaaaatttaattatcataaattcaactccttgaatttactataatatataaattcaactacttgaatttattctctcaacgggaataaatgatccagtacttgtgtgaccctcaatggttcagggatacagctagccgtgggttcacaactctttgtgattcagaataacacttattcttattcgggcttaccctagttagccccattcttttcatcaacaccttgatcaagaatgtcagaactcatttctgattgcacccatcggatcatggtaagagcgtctagtagcatcgccccatgatcccctaggtatcgctgatagtgcctacaagaaccagtcgattatgattaacgtacagtacggtcccttcatctcatatatcccgatcgaatctgcaaccattggttcatcgagggttgcatattaattcgataactatgtgacaactataatagtggcatcgcgtgtactattggagaactctttctctaacgtacatctcatactctggccagagattccatgcactattattacatcagatcacataggatatccacacccgtaggtgagcggtgaatccccgactacaatgcactggctcctatatgtgtcgcaactatacccaacctcgccacctgatgactctcctggagccggtaaacgagtcaaagcacagccctagcatatagagcctcagtgttgtcccgggtcgtaaggactaatggtgtacaatcataaccacggacttatcctctcgatgaatgataaccacttggaaagtccgagggagggttgttcagtataatcatcatatgactacccatctgtatgtttggacatctctatgcccttaccaagaaacgtagtacacaacatcacagatgctagtctcgagctcgagcgacctttatccctgttttaggcggctgaatcgactaggaacgaatttagaatatgcagtgtttacaaatgagtttcaacatcgaattacgattcatttgtattaaagcataatcaaggactttatatatgctgtttgcatgggtatacagataaagtacaacaaaaccattaaaaagtaaactatattaaaataaagattgtttattacaactgagtcaataaattccctagccaacagttggcttacagagcatctactctaacaatcttccacttgccctagagccaaccacccataaactttaatcccattgcttcgcgatgcttttcaaacaatggtcctggcaagggctttgtaagtggatcagcaacattatctgcagaggtgactctttcaactgatatatttcatcttcccacaatctcccggatgatgtggaacttcctcagtatatgtttggatctttgatgagaccttggttcctttgcttgcgcaacggcaccagtgttgtcgcagtacaccgggactggatcaactccattaggaatgaagcccaactcttggacaaaattcctcatccaaactgcctctttggctgcagctgatgcagcaacgtattcagcttcagtggtggaatccgcaacgtgtcttgcttggaactcttccaagagacagcggcaccattaagcatgaatacaaaaccagaggtcgatttcgaatcatctacgtcacattggaagctagaatcagtgtatttcaattctccacccccatagaccatgaacaagttcttagttcttctcaagtacttaagaatatctttcacggccttccaatgcattggaccagggttcgcctgatatctgcttgtgacactcagagcgtaagcaacatcaggacatgtcgatatcataccatacatgatactaccaatggcttacacatatggaatacgtgtcattatctctatctcttcatcagttttgggacacatggctttagatagagtaacaccatgacacattggtaagtatcctctcttggactcttccatagagaatatcttcagaatggtatcgatataagtgacttgggtgagtcccagcaTCCTCTTCGATCTATATCTATAGATCtttattcccaatacataagatgcttcacccatgtctttcatggagaatttacttgctaaccatcctttagttgattgcagtaatcctacatcattcccaatgagtagtatgtcatcaacataaagtattaggaatgtcatTGCACttccactaactttcttgtacacgcatggttcctcacgattcttagcaaaaccaaactctttgatagtgctatcaaatctgaggttccatctccttgacgcctgcttgagaccatatattgatatatgaagtttgcataccttatgcttacttcctactgatgtgtatccctcaggttgagatatataaatttcttctttcatgtctccattgaggaatgcagtctttacatccatttgccatatctcatagtcataccatgcttttatggctagtagtattctaatgaacttaaacataacaaCTGGTGAAAacgtttcctcatagtcaactccttgcctttgagtataacctttttgcaaccagtcttgctttgaaggtcactatcttcccatccgccccaagctttcttttgtagatccatttgcatcctatgggaacaattccctcaggtggatccactaatgtccagacttggtttgaatataTAGAGTTCATTTCTGACTGAATGGCTTCAAGCcctttggttgaatcagtatcagatattgcttctttgaaattcattggatcacatccaacacaaggctcatcatggccttgttcatgaagaagtgtatatctggcaggtggtctaataaccctatcagaccttctaggagcttgtacttcaactactggttctaggggattaggttcaacttctaaagttgagggagtatcttgaattttttcaagttctatcatcttgccttttctatctaatagaaactccctttccaaaaaggtggcatttcttgaaacaaacacttttgcttcactaggatgataaaaataatatccaacaaaattctttggatatcctacaaagtagcacaaagtggatctactatccaatttgtctcccactgtctgcttcacataagcaggacattCCCATATTCACatgtaagaatacttgggaggttccccatccatatctcatatggtgttttatccactgctttagtatggacattattcaacaacattgccgcagtttcaagcgcaaagccccaaaacgatgttgGCAATTcaatgaatcccatcatggatcgaaccatgtccaacaaggttcgacttcgacgttcagaaacaccattcaattgtggtgttgctggtggagtccactgtgagagaatctcattctcttttagataacccaaaaattcagcactcaagtattctccacatcgatcagatcgaagtgccttaatacttctttctagctgattttctacttcagatctgaattctttgaacttttcaaacacttcagatttgtgtttcatcaaataaacatacccatacctcgaatggtcatcagtaaaggtaatgaagtaggattgcccaaattttgtgctaacacttagcgggccacaaacgtctgtatggatctaatccagtagaccatgcgcacgttccacgtttccatcgaatggagtcgtggtcatttttccttttagacaggacttacAAGTAAGTAgtgaatttatgtctgacaagtcaaacatgtcttctcccactagcttgtgcatccttctttggggaatatgacctagtctagcgtgccatatttgtgcgagatttggatcttctaattttcttttgtttgttgttgaaatcttgtttaatttgaacattcacttatcatttccaaaacatttttggcccagataatttcttatgtccattcttcttgcagtgaaacaaATAT
Proteins encoded in this window:
- the LOC140987223 gene encoding xyloglucan galactosyltransferase XLT2-like produces the protein MLPSFGKQSPAAAEEEEQQQHQRHLRLKSRFPEIKTAADSVKYFVSSYHCVWLTAAILLQIVTISFFLNRASIPSPVYTALPLAQARHDDDDVCEFGRIYVYHMPSLFNQDLLDNCHELAPWSSRCTALSNNGFGPPAAELSGVIPYNLTPAWYWTDLYAGEPIFHHRMMSYKCRTMYEEEATAFYIPFYVGLAVGKHLWSNYKSEDRDFHSLAMLNWVKNQSPWKKSNGSDHFIMMGRLTWDFRRLSDNDNEWGSRFLYMPLMKNVLHLTVERSPWDALEISVPYPTPFHPRSESDIDSWQNFVRARTRSTLFSFVGGTRKTFKKDFRGLLMSLCRNDSSSCKLVDCSITPCYDGALGMTEAFLDSVFCLQPKGDGYTRRSAFDCMLAGAIPVYFWRGSFENQYEWFLPVEAKTYSVFIDNNLVRNRSSIIKDVLEKYSTEDVETMRKKIIEFMPRFLYSKSNANLGRFKDAFDITVDEVLARFKQQKDGVKV